A region of Caldanaerobius fijiensis DSM 17918 DNA encodes the following proteins:
- a CDS encoding helix-turn-helix domain-containing protein has translation MENLGKYLKGLRKNLKLTTRKVQELSGVSDSYISQIENGVRKPSADTLRKLAPVYKVNVEELLKMAGYLPQDEPQYDDDNKPIDISFLLQRDGVLFDGEPLTDEDKDDLIRIARIILSKRKRK, from the coding sequence AAAAGGTTTAAGAAAAAATTTAAAATTAACGACAAGAAAAGTACAAGAACTTTCTGGAGTGTCAGATAGCTACATTTCACAAATTGAAAATGGAGTAAGAAAACCTTCTGCTGATACTTTGAGAAAATTGGCACCTGTATATAAAGTAAATGTTGAGGAACTTCTGAAGATGGCGGGCTACCTACCTCAAGACGAACCGCAATACGATGATGACAACAAGCCTATAGATATTTCATTCCTATTGCAAAGGGACGGCGTTCTTTTCGATGGAGAACCTTTGACAGACGAAGATAAAGATGATTTAATTAGAATTGCGCGTATCATCTTAAGCAAACGAAAGAGAAAATAG
- a CDS encoding ImmA/IrrE family metallo-endopeptidase: MDIKSLVTKLIKKYNTNDPYEIASYLNFYVYNFNFKNRETKGMFVRDRENYFIFVSRDLDPSEKKVAVAHELGHGLCHGKANFYYIRDFTFFAVDKYELEANIFAAELLIKDEDILSLANELDGCTFDYVSSVLCVPRPLVELKFSNFLKEQINSWRDSECQSRLLHPKQ, encoded by the coding sequence TTGGATATTAAATCATTGGTAACGAAGCTCATCAAAAAGTATAACACTAACGATCCATATGAAATTGCTTCTTATCTAAACTTTTATGTTTATAATTTTAATTTCAAAAACAGAGAAACTAAAGGCATGTTTGTACGTGATCGCGAAAACTACTTTATTTTCGTTAGCCGCGATCTTGACCCATCGGAGAAAAAGGTTGCCGTCGCTCATGAATTAGGACATGGGCTTTGTCACGGCAAAGCAAACTTTTACTACATAAGGGATTTTACGTTTTTCGCCGTCGATAAATATGAATTGGAAGCCAATATTTTCGCTGCTGAACTTCTTATCAAAGATGAAGATATATTATCGCTTGCAAACGAACTGGATGGTTGTACTTTCGATTACGTTTCCTCTGTACTTTGTGTTCCCAGGCCGCTTGTTGAATTGAAATTCAGTAACTTCTTAAAAGAACAAATAAATTCGTGGAGGGATTCTGAATGTCAGAGTCGTCTATTACACCCCAAACAGTAA